Proteins from a genomic interval of Papaver somniferum cultivar HN1 chromosome 4, ASM357369v1, whole genome shotgun sequence:
- the LOC113271871 gene encoding uncharacterized protein LOC113271871 produces MEVDGKLVVASVSENLPAGMKNCEDLVVGFFVGKHLSFSAVKLGVSKMWKLKSEVSIKLHGDCAFIFKFSDAEDRKKVLESGSFYITNTLFTLRPWTHLIEKSIADIKTDPIWVRIYGVPLHMWNEDGLSLIASYLGKPILVDDCTIKQSMLLYARICIEIDLDFSYPTSIALFIDGKFSFDLPIEYQWKPQKCEKCKVFGQSVKNCLTKVKSRWETKEYTQLKSKSRVMNGGNCGSSQESPTSVADEECENIPLVSSQGELDVVNKGGNNVKEIASTSDRDASVEQVPFASQTKLVRCDAKKPGKGC; encoded by the coding sequence ATGGAGGTTGATGGAAAATTGGTGGTAGCTTCTGTTTCAGAGAATTTACCTGCAGGTATGAAGAATTGTGAAGACCTAGTAGTGGGGttttttgttgggaaacatttatCCTTTTCAGCTGTAAAATTAGGTGTGAGCAAGATGTGGAAACTAAAATCAGAGGTGAGTATCAAGCTTCATGGTGATTGTgcttttatttttaagttttctgATGCAGAAGATCGTAAGAAAGTTCTTGAATCTGGTTCTTTCTATATCACTAATACTCTTTTCACTTTGAGACCATGGACCCATTTAATTGAAAAATCCATAGCTGATATCAAAACTGATCCAATTTGGGTCCGTATATATGGAGTTCCGCTACATATGTGGAACGAAGATGGGTTAAGCCTGATTGCTAGCTATTTAGGTAAGCCAATTTTAGTCGATGACTGCACCATTAAGCAATCCATGTTGTTGTATGCTAGAATTTGTATTGAAATTGATTTGGATTTCTCATATCCTACTAGCAttgctttatttattgatggtaagTTTTCTTTTGACCTTCCTATTGAGTACCAATGGAAGCCTCAGAAATGCGAAAAATGTAAGGTATTTGGCCAATCGGTGAAGAACTGCTTAACTAAAGTGAAGTCTAGGTGGGAGACAAAGGAATATACTCAATTGAAATCTAAGTCACGGGTAATGAATGGAGGTAATTGTGGTTCTTCTCAGGAGTCCCCTACTAGTGTAGCCGATGAAGAATGTGAAAACATTCCTTTAGTTTCAAGTCAGGGAGAACTAGATGTTGTAAACAAAGGAGGAAACAATGTCAAGGAAATAGCTTCAACAAGTGACAGGGATGCTTCGGTGGAACAAGTTCCATTTGCTAGTCAAACTAAGTTGGTTAGGTGTGATGCAAAAAAACCTGGTAAAGGATGTTAA